In Sorghum bicolor cultivar BTx623 chromosome 10, Sorghum_bicolor_NCBIv3, whole genome shotgun sequence, one genomic interval encodes:
- the LOC8061974 gene encoding nuclear poly(A) polymerase 4 isoform X1, whose amino-acid sequence MASGSDPPKQYGITKPLSLLGPVEADLQRTAELEKFLVEAGLYESPDESARREEVLGKLDQIVKDWVKQLTSQRGYTDQMVEEANAVLFTFGSYRLGVHGPGADIDTLCVGPSYVNREEDFFIVLHGILAQTEDVTELQPVPDAHVPVMKFKFHGISIDLLYASVSLLVVPADLDISQGSVLYDVDEATVRSLNGCRVADQIIRLVPNIENFRTTLRCLKYWAKRRGVYSNVTGFLGGVNWALLVARVCQLYPNAVPSMLVSRFFRVFTQWQWPNPVMLCSIEEDEVGFPVWDPRKNPRDRCHHMPIITPAYPCMNSSYNVSTSTLRVMVEQFQFGNKICQEIEMNKASWSALFEPFQFFEAYKNYLQVDIIAEDDEDLRLWKGWVESRLRQLTLKIERDTYGMLQCHPYPHEYADPSRQCAHCAFFMGLSRKEGVKIQEGQQFDIRGTVDEFRHDINLYMFWKPGMELAVSHVRRKQIPAYVFPEGYKRPRPSRHVNHQSDKNDNEDGTVTQSPDSQLKRKHDSVGTDDIEPNRSAKRSSVSPVHPKNSPQSGSTGDETRCNNQIKRAPSDASGGSPASPQASERSPDTIVSSPMCTTTGAVCSGDAISKHGVPLVENCTTPTVAVCTTLKRVAEKVVSELVGSERLGSNNSAELLESMEKDVLAENVCFGGNGVTQGGLPEELEPNLRIEVVS is encoded by the exons ATGGCCAGCGGCTCTGATCCCCCGAAACAGTACGGAATAACCAAGCCGTTGTCATTGCTCGGGCCGGTGGAGGCTGACCTCCAGAGGACGGCGGAACTAGAGAAG TTTTTGGTCGAGGCGGGTCTCTATGAGAGCCCTGACGAATCTGCTAGGCGGGAGGAGGTGCTGGGGAAGCTTGACCAG ATTGTAAAAGACTGGGTGAAGCAATTGACTAGTCAGAGAGGATACACTGATCAAATGGTTGAAGAGGCAAATGCTGTACTCTTCACCTTTGGTTCATACCGTCTTGGG GTTCATGGACCTGGAGCTGATATTGATACACTCTGTGTTGGACCTTCATATGTGAACCGTGAg GAAGATTTTTTTATTGTACTGCATGGGATATTAGCACAAACAGAGGATGTGACCGAGCTGCAGCCTGTACCTGATGCGCATGTCCCTGTTATGAAATTTAAGTTCCATGGAATATCTATTGACCTTCTTTATGCCAGTGTCTCCCTCTTAGTAGTACCAGCT GACTTGGATATCTCTCAAGGATCAGTCCTTTATGACGTCGATGAAGCTACTGTCCGTAGTCTTAATGGGTGCAGAGTTGCAGACCAAATTATTAGACTTGTTCCAAATATTGAG AATTTTCGCACGACATTAAGATGTTTGAAGTACTGGGCAAAAAGAAGAGGTGTTTACTCTAAT GTTACCGGTTTTCTTGGTGGTGTCAACTGGGCTTTACTGGTTGCACGTGTCTGCCAGCTCTATCCCAATGCTGTGCCAAGTATGCTGGTCTCACGGTTTTTTAGAGTTTTTACACAATGGCAGTGGCCAAATCCGGTTATGCTTTGTTCCATAGAAGAGGATGAAGTTGGTTTCCCCGTTTGGGATCCACGCAAAAATCCTCGTGATAGATGTCATCATATGCCCATTATAACCCCTGCATACCCGTGCATGAACTCGAGCTATAATGTTTCCACAAGCACGCTGAGGGTTATGGTGGAACAATTCCAGTTTGGTAATAAAATTTGCCAG GAAATTGAAATGAATAAGGCCAGCTGGTCTGCTCTGTTTGAGCCTTTTCAATTTTTCGAAGCATACAAGAATTATCTACAGGTTGACATCATCGCCGAGGATGATGAAGACCTTAGACTTTGGAAAGGATGGGTTGAATCTCGATTGCGGCAACTAACTTTGAAG ATTGAACGTGATACATATggaatgctacagtgtcatccTTACCCACATGAGTATGCAGACCCTTCTAGGCAGTGTGCTCATTGTGCTTTCTTCATGGGCTTATCAAGGAAAGAAGGTGTGAAAATACAGGAAGGACAACAGTTCGATATTCGTGGAACTGTGGATGAGTTTAGGCATGACATCAATTTGTATATGTTCTGGAAGCCTGGAATGGAGTTAGCTGTTTCTCATGTTCGGAGGAAGCAGATCCCAGCTTATGTGTTTCCAGAGGGTTATAAAAGACCTCGCCCTTCAAGACATGTGAACCATCAGTCTGATAAAAATGACAATGAAGATGGCACAGTAACCCAGTCTCCGGACAGTCAGCTGAAGAGAAAGCATGATTCTGTTGGAACTGATGATATTGAACCCAACAGGTCTGCTAAGAGGTCATCGGTCAGCCCAGTTCATCCAAAAAATTCACCTCAATCTGGGAGCACTGGCGATGAGACTAGATGTAACAACCAAATAAAAAGGGCTCCTAGTGATGCAAGTGGTGGCAGTCCGGCTTCACCTCAAGCATCAGAGAGAAGCCCAGATACCATTGTGTCTTCCCCTATGTGTACGACAACAGGAGCAGTGTGTTCTGGTGATGCAATTAGTAAGCATGGTGTTCCTCTTGTTGAGAACTGCACCACTCCAACTGTAGCAGTGTGCACAACTTTGAAGCGTGTAGCTGAGAAAGTTGTATCAGAGCTAGTTGGAAGTGAAAGGTTGGGGAGCAACAACAGTGCTGAATTGCTGGAGAGTATGGAAAAGGATGTTCTTGCTGAAAATGTTTGTTTTGGCGGGAATGGAGTTACACAAGGTGGCCTTCCAGAAGAGTTAGAG CCAAACCTTAGGATTGAAGTGGTTTCTTAA
- the LOC8061974 gene encoding nuclear poly(A) polymerase 4 isoform X2, translating to MASGSDPPKQYGITKPLSLLGPVEADLQRTAELEKFLVEAGLYESPDESARREEVLGKLDQIVKDWVKQLTSQRGYTDQMVEEANAVLFTFGSYRLGVHGPGADIDTLCVGPSYVNREEDFFIVLHGILAQTEDVTELQPVPDAHVPVMKFKFHGISIDLLYASVSLLVVPADLDISQGSVLYDVDEATVRSLNGCRVADQIIRLVPNIENFRTTLRCLKYWAKRRGVYSNVTGFLGGVNWALLVARVCQLYPNAVPSMLVSRFFRVFTQWQWPNPVMLCSIEEDEVGFPVWDPRKNPRDRCHHMPIITPAYPCMNSSYNVSTSTLRVMVEQFQFGNKICQEIEMNKASWSALFEPFQFFEAYKNYLQVDIIAEDDEDLRLWKGWVESRLRQLTLKIERDTYGMLQCHPYPHEYADPSRQCAHCAFFMGLSRKEGVKIQEGQQFDIRGTVDEFRHDINLYMFWKPGMELAVSHVRRKQIPAYVFPEGYKRPRPSRHVNHQSDKNDNEDGTVTQSPDSQLKRKHDSVGTDDIEPNRSAKRSSVSPVHPKNSPQSGSTGDETRCNNQIKRAPSDASGGSPASPQASERSPDTIVSSPMCTTTGAVCSGDAISKHGVPLVENCTTPTVAVCTTLKRVAEKVVSELVGSERLGSNNSAELLESMEKDVLAENVCFGGNGVTQGGLPEELEV from the exons ATGGCCAGCGGCTCTGATCCCCCGAAACAGTACGGAATAACCAAGCCGTTGTCATTGCTCGGGCCGGTGGAGGCTGACCTCCAGAGGACGGCGGAACTAGAGAAG TTTTTGGTCGAGGCGGGTCTCTATGAGAGCCCTGACGAATCTGCTAGGCGGGAGGAGGTGCTGGGGAAGCTTGACCAG ATTGTAAAAGACTGGGTGAAGCAATTGACTAGTCAGAGAGGATACACTGATCAAATGGTTGAAGAGGCAAATGCTGTACTCTTCACCTTTGGTTCATACCGTCTTGGG GTTCATGGACCTGGAGCTGATATTGATACACTCTGTGTTGGACCTTCATATGTGAACCGTGAg GAAGATTTTTTTATTGTACTGCATGGGATATTAGCACAAACAGAGGATGTGACCGAGCTGCAGCCTGTACCTGATGCGCATGTCCCTGTTATGAAATTTAAGTTCCATGGAATATCTATTGACCTTCTTTATGCCAGTGTCTCCCTCTTAGTAGTACCAGCT GACTTGGATATCTCTCAAGGATCAGTCCTTTATGACGTCGATGAAGCTACTGTCCGTAGTCTTAATGGGTGCAGAGTTGCAGACCAAATTATTAGACTTGTTCCAAATATTGAG AATTTTCGCACGACATTAAGATGTTTGAAGTACTGGGCAAAAAGAAGAGGTGTTTACTCTAAT GTTACCGGTTTTCTTGGTGGTGTCAACTGGGCTTTACTGGTTGCACGTGTCTGCCAGCTCTATCCCAATGCTGTGCCAAGTATGCTGGTCTCACGGTTTTTTAGAGTTTTTACACAATGGCAGTGGCCAAATCCGGTTATGCTTTGTTCCATAGAAGAGGATGAAGTTGGTTTCCCCGTTTGGGATCCACGCAAAAATCCTCGTGATAGATGTCATCATATGCCCATTATAACCCCTGCATACCCGTGCATGAACTCGAGCTATAATGTTTCCACAAGCACGCTGAGGGTTATGGTGGAACAATTCCAGTTTGGTAATAAAATTTGCCAG GAAATTGAAATGAATAAGGCCAGCTGGTCTGCTCTGTTTGAGCCTTTTCAATTTTTCGAAGCATACAAGAATTATCTACAGGTTGACATCATCGCCGAGGATGATGAAGACCTTAGACTTTGGAAAGGATGGGTTGAATCTCGATTGCGGCAACTAACTTTGAAG ATTGAACGTGATACATATggaatgctacagtgtcatccTTACCCACATGAGTATGCAGACCCTTCTAGGCAGTGTGCTCATTGTGCTTTCTTCATGGGCTTATCAAGGAAAGAAGGTGTGAAAATACAGGAAGGACAACAGTTCGATATTCGTGGAACTGTGGATGAGTTTAGGCATGACATCAATTTGTATATGTTCTGGAAGCCTGGAATGGAGTTAGCTGTTTCTCATGTTCGGAGGAAGCAGATCCCAGCTTATGTGTTTCCAGAGGGTTATAAAAGACCTCGCCCTTCAAGACATGTGAACCATCAGTCTGATAAAAATGACAATGAAGATGGCACAGTAACCCAGTCTCCGGACAGTCAGCTGAAGAGAAAGCATGATTCTGTTGGAACTGATGATATTGAACCCAACAGGTCTGCTAAGAGGTCATCGGTCAGCCCAGTTCATCCAAAAAATTCACCTCAATCTGGGAGCACTGGCGATGAGACTAGATGTAACAACCAAATAAAAAGGGCTCCTAGTGATGCAAGTGGTGGCAGTCCGGCTTCACCTCAAGCATCAGAGAGAAGCCCAGATACCATTGTGTCTTCCCCTATGTGTACGACAACAGGAGCAGTGTGTTCTGGTGATGCAATTAGTAAGCATGGTGTTCCTCTTGTTGAGAACTGCACCACTCCAACTGTAGCAGTGTGCACAACTTTGAAGCGTGTAGCTGAGAAAGTTGTATCAGAGCTAGTTGGAAGTGAAAGGTTGGGGAGCAACAACAGTGCTGAATTGCTGGAGAGTATGGAAAAGGATGTTCTTGCTGAAAATGTTTGTTTTGGCGGGAATGGAGTTACACAAGGTGGCCTTCCAGAAGAGTTAGAG GTATGA